The window ATAAAGTGGTATGGcctgtttattgtaataaatacctAAAGCACATAACAAAAGCAAATACTGTGTTCTGTTCTGGCAGAGCTAAGTAATGGACCCCTCATCAGAGGTATTTTCATGCAGACTGCAGGGAAATGTTTGACCAGGTCTGTCACATTGCCAAATGCACTTggttggtcttttttttttatctattagaCTGAACATTCATATCGAGAATTCCACCACCTCGGTAACAAGAAAAAAGGACTATGAATTTCGGAGGTTGTCCGTACAACCTGCATTACTATTTTTGTAACTTCATTCATGCCTAATTATGCTGAAATAGGCCTAAGAAACCAGATTAGTACTTACCAGTCACATAGATGTCATTTCCTAATGCTGCGATGCTGTAGCCACCTCCTAGGTGGTCCGGGAATTCCGCCAGGTACCTCCATTGCCCTGTGTGAGGGTTATAACAGTCTACCGTCACCAGCTCATCACAGTCCTGGTCACAGCCGCCCACCATCACTAAAATCTCTGCCATTCCCGTAGATGGTCTCGGCCTCATCCTCTCACAGGGTAGGTCATGTCGGTCGTACTCGGAAGATTGAAAGGCACGGGCTTCGCCGATTAGCCTCAAGCAGGAGGGGCTAAAGTAGACCAGGGGGTCACTCTCCACATGGGCTAGCAGGTAGAATCTGCGGATGAAGGGTAGGCGTACGTGCTGGAAGAGTTCGGGCCAGCGGTGCTGGCGATGAGGGAGGTCAGCTCTGACCCACCTAAGGATAATCTGATAAGCCGCCTCCTCTTTGTCTACACAAAGGCGATCATCCATGATATACTCTAACATCCTCTGCCAAGGCAACCGCTCCACCTCCCGGGCCTGGGCCAGCTGTGGCATGTGGGCCAGGATGAAGCGCTTGGTGCTTTCGGCAAGACCCCGGCAGGCATAGGCTTCTGCAAAGTCCTGGATCTCTAGACAGTTACTGACATCCAACTGGCGCTCCAGATAGGCACAACAGGCCTCTTTCACTGAGGGGAACTGGAAGAGATCAGCAGCCTGCAGGAGAGGTTCCACGTTCTCTTGGGTGACAGTCACCCGGCCAGTGTAGCAAAAATCCACCAGCAGACCCAGGATGGGCCCGGTTACTTGATGAAGCTCCACCCTTTCGGCCTTGCTCTCACGCAACCTCCCAGCAAACATGGCACGGAAGTAGTTGCTGGCAGCAGCCAAAACGGTGCGGTGACATGGGAAATCTTGCCCACCGGCACTTACAGTCATGTCAAAGAACTTGTGCTCGGCCCTCAACTCATTGATGCCCCGCAGAAGGTGGAGGGCATGCGAGGAGTCATAAAAGGGCAGAGAGGAGTCAAGAGGAAGAGGGGAGGTGGAAAGCGAGTGATCCATGATGACTATCCAAACACAAAGATCAGCGGAGAATCATCTGTAAAAGACAAGAGAAGAGTTAGCTAAGGGCAGCATTGGGAAAATGGCATTCACCGATTCATCAAAGCATCAAAAATAGGAACCTTATGTGTTCTCTAGCATAGCCAATCAGATTGAGATCTGGATAAGGACAGAGGGGTTCAGACTGCACACTGCTATGGTCCCAGTTAGTTACTACAAAAATGAACTTCCATCATCGAACTCTATCGCCATCCAATAGAACTAAGAGACTCAGCTCTAATTCACCATCTAACAtggttatattttgttaaatctgaCTTCTTCCAGGACAAGGTATGGAATGCGTGTCCTCTTCTTGGGTATCCCCAAGCTCCACATCTTACAGTAAAAGTTGGCTACTTTGCAATCATGAAATAGTTGTGGGAGGAAAGGACTTAGTAAAATCAGGCTGCATCTGTTCTATACACCAGAAATTCTGGGTGGACCGTTGGCCACAGCagagaaaagtaattttttccatGGCTCCTTCCATTTTCCCAAATGTAATAAACCCTGATTTTtggattgtttatatatatagccATTCTCCTAACAAAGCAAACTTGTATTTCAGAATGCTCCCCCCTAGTTGTAATCTGTGTACCTGGGGAAAGCCATAACCACAGATTATATAAAGCTGCTCAAACTGACAAAATCAGTAAAAACAGAACCGTGTTATGTATAACATCAcatattttctcatatttttcaTGTAACTGTTGATGATCCTTTAAAGAAAACCAGTGAAAGATGCCAATTTTGATCACCTCCAACAAAATGGCGGTTGCTTGGCTCTCTCTGGCATCAATATTTGTTAGGTCACTGACCAGGAATAAGCATGGAGTTGAATAATGTGAGGTCAGCTCCTCGTCTCAGGTCAGTGATTCATAATGATGGAGTCCATTGGTCCTGCATGACAGGTATGGATCAAACATTTTTAGGATGGGAGTCAGCCtccctttaagaaaaaaatgcatcagaCCTGAATGCACCAATGCTAGGGGAGCCTTAACTGTGGTCCCAGACGTCACCAAATGGGGCAAAACTTGGAAGATATAGGGAGCTTCAGTTGTGGTCCCTAACATCACTCAAACATAGAAGATATAGGGGGTCCTCAACCATGGCCCCTGACATCCGATAACCAAAAGCAGCCAAAACATGGGAGATTTAGAGGGCTTCAGTTGTGGTCCCTGCATCACCAAAAGGGGACAAAATTTGGAAGATATAGGGGACCTAAATTGTGGCCTTGAACATGACCCAAAGGGACCAAGACATGGAAGATATAGGTGACCTTAATTGTGCTCCTTGACATCACCACAAGGGGCCAAAAGTTTGAAGATATAGGGGGCATCAGTTGTAGTCTCGGACATCACCAAAAGGGGCTGCAAAAACCATTCAGTATATATAATGCTAAAGAAAACAGTCAGACTTAACACAGGTTAAACCTAACACAGGAGATGGTAAGAGACAAACTACAGGTGACAATGGAGACTGAAGACATGCAATAGGAGACAGTCAGACATTGTTAGCATGATACACAAGATCACTGCCATTACAGCTCCTTTACTAATCAACTTGGAAGCCAAACAATATATACCAAAGAGCTTCACTTAACATTTCCCATAACGCTTAATAAAATGCTACAGAACAACACAAGTGATGGTCAGAGTAATGCAGCAGGTGTGATTGGAGACATATCATAGTAGACTGACAGAGTGCCTATTGGATATATGTCTCCTGATATTTAATAGACATTGTTGTTATATACATGTACATAGACTACAATCTCACatctactttttattaaaattattattattattattattattattattaataagcaggatttatatagtgccaatatattgcacagcgttgtacattaaataggggttggaaatgacagacgaatacagacagtgactaaggacgaggaccctgccccggagagcttacactccatctacttattttatttatatgttgtttatttatttattatttttgaacataTTTAGACAACAGTTGTACCCTCGTGGAAACCTAaatggcgaaacacgtcgggacaaatatttgaaatatacgTTAGAAGCAAACTGTAAAGTTTGAATATCTGAACTCTGTGATGTTACAACAAAGTTGaagatatttatacatattttattgtaattatgtatgatgtttaagaatataaatacataattaacttaATTGCCAACCTAATCCCCGTCTCTTTTTTCGATACATTCAATTATACAGAATGACAACAAGAAACCACTAGAgagtttttttaacagtttagaaACACCTCCACTCCTTGCTGTTACAAATAGCCATGGATACtaattaccaaaatgtatttcCAGCTACAGAAGACTGTTAGAGACTGCAAAcctactacaggagatggtcagagggCCGCAGGGGTTTTTAAGATGTCAGCAACTATGCCTTAATCCTGCAGCAAAGCTAGCTGAATATAAACAAGCGTCTGTGTACGCCATCCCCAACAAAGCCAAGAATGTGCCGATGTGACTCTCAGAGTGAGTCTAGAAATACGGGAGGCCTCTTTATACTGTCCCCATCTCCCTTGGGGTCCAGAGATAGATCATACTAACCTGCAAGTTAATGGAAGAAGAATGATGGTGGGAGCTGAACGGCGGAGCTGATCCGTTCTACTCAGAGGTCTGTCTGCTATTCCTAGACACTGGCAACGCGCGTTCTGGCTCTGGAAATCCAAACTGCAGCTGCTCACACTAGGTTACAAGGATAGCTTTGTCACCCAACGTCCGCCTATTGGGCAGAGCCATGGCACACGTGTCCCAAGCTGCAGAAAGATGTTGACCCCATTCTGTTGTCACCCCCCAGTCTGTGACTCACCAGTGCAGCAAGTGGCATGCCATTAGCCCATAAACGCAGCGGGAAGCTCACAGAACGCTGATCCCTGACGGAGAATAGTCAGGGCTGAAGTAATTATGGGAGGGAGCCGTCTGTGAGCCAAATTCTCTGCTGTCTGCACAGCCAGCAGCTGCTCCCAACCTCCACCCAGCAAGGCCGGAGGAGCTCCAATGACTCATAATGGAAACCTGCTTGCGGAAAGTTGAGTTATTGTCAAAATGCGTAGGGATGCTGAAATTTCTACATGCGGGAAATCTTTGTTACCGCCACATGGTGTGGTTATCCGAATGATGACAATGTAGGAAATATTAATGGCTTATTAATGTACGGGAGGAAATGATAGAGGATCTGTGGGCTTGCTGGCTCACATGTGGTCACACACAATGCCTGGCTCCCTCTTTGTTCTCCGGAACACAATCCCACTTCcaagcttattattattatacaggatttataaagcgccaacatattacgcagcgctgtacattaaataggggttgcaaatgacagacagtgacacagcaggaggagaggaccctgcccccaagagctaacaatctaggagacaATATGTAAAACAAGCGAGTGgctgagcactgtacacacagcgcagttctgttctttggagaggggagtgAGCAGCACATTGGTCATTCTCGCTGGGTTGTTAATCAATCCACCAGGGCAGACTGGTGAACACACAGCATTGATCAGTTCTATGGAGGGGTAAGGGAGCAGGAGGCTGTGTACAGCGCCCCCTAATGGAATAATTACTACGAATAGCGAAGAACCgttgtactttcctatggagcaGAGTTCCGCAGGATGCCGCCCGCTCTTCctcccttctcccctctccatagaacagattgtgtgtacagcgcatttccagcaacagaaatctgatgtctgtaagAGGTCTGGAAGACATTGTACAGATCAAAGCCCTGTATCAGAAGATTGTCCATGGAAACAGTCTTTCATGATCAttgccagtgacagatgaacaaatgatgACCACAATGCCATTCTATGGAGGTAGGTGGGGACAAGTGAGAGGCATCTCCTACATTGAAATGCTCAGCAGTTGTTCATGTTTGGTCGTTCATCTATCTGCTAgagcagattgatgaacagcaTTGAGGAACTGCTATATTTGAATTAGAATCACCTGATAATGGTGCATGAGAAGTCTTCTTAGGTAAACTGAAAAGATTCCATTATATCccaaaatgcaatacaataaattCCAGCTCATGCAGTCTATTCTTTACATCCCCACCCCAATTTTCTGAACTCTATTGAACCCACACACATTGAGATATCCATACAATTCCATCTTAATTTAGCAGATGGTGACATGAGGCCGGCTTTAGTGTCTTGGTCACAGCCTTATGACAGTGTACTATATTCACCATTGCGCAGTGTACAGAGACGCCATGGACACATAGCAGTCATCTTTCTATATAAAGCAACCCTGAGCCGGAGGGGGGACATCGGATCTGGAATTGGCTCATTATGTAACGGTCAGTCCTGATTATGTTTCCAGCCAGTAATGCCTGGATGGTGACATATTGGGTGACAGGCGGTGCTGTCACTGTGCAGCACTGGGGGGAGTGCTCAGTACCAGGAATAATGAGCACTGATGTGGCTCTGATGGTTTCAACTGTACAGGGGGTCGATGGCTCATGTACAAACGTGACGTAACCAAAGCTAACCGATTAAAGTACAGCATGTGATGACAAACCGTCACCTGGATTACTGTCACTTCCAGCATCTTATATTTAGGGATCATAaagggttcaaaacatttttttaaagcaatgcaaGTACCTGAACATGACCAGGTATCAGCTTTTTGCAATCTGTATACAGTAGAgacagaagcagcacaaggagccaatcagctcTGCaacagtattattacacagtgtttatatagcgccatcatattacacagcgctgtacaaagtccatagccatgtcactagctgtccctaaaaaggggttcacaatccaatgtccctaatgtcattaatgtagtctaagggcaacccaaaggaaacccacgcaaacacgaggagaacctgcaaactccatgcagatagtgtcctggctgggatagGTCCAAGGCTCGAAGGctcgaaccttggacctagcggtGCAAAGGCCTGagggctaacccctgagccaccgtgctgcccaatttCCCttaccttctagattgtaagctcttctggcctgtgtcctccccttctcctgtgtaactgtctgtatctgtctgtcatttgcaacccatatttaatgaacagcgctatatatatatgtgttggcgctatataaatcctgttcattaataataatattattagcattAGAGAGCAGAGTAAACAAGCGATTGGCTCATATATAATTTTACTCAATTGCAGCAAAATGAAATTCAGATGATGCATTGCTTTGAAGCATGAATGGGCTGGCAGCGCACTAAACACACCTGAAAGTCAGCGATTGCCACGTTATTCCAGTAAACACAATGAGCTCCTGtatattttggaaatgtaaatagAAGATGGGACCTGCAAACCAAAACAAGGAATTCATATAGCACCGCAAAGCACGCTCACACACACTGCCATCTATTTCTTCCCTCGAGAAAACACAGCCAGCATTTACAGGCGAGACCGCAAAGGGTTTACCGTAATTATGGCATTGCCTGGGAGTGAGTAGAACGGGGACACAGAGGGGCGATTGTTGAGGATCACAATATCAGCTCCATAGTTTGATCTGCATTTACAACTCCAAAAAGAAGTTCCCTTCAACAGTTCCCTAATATGGCCGGTGAGCCATAACTTGGCCTTCAAGAGCTTCATCAGTGAATCTTCAGAATACCTGACTGCTTGATTACCCCCTGCTACATGCTATGGT of the Pyxicephalus adspersus chromosome 11, UCB_Pads_2.0, whole genome shotgun sequence genome contains:
- the KLHL21 gene encoding kelch-like protein 21, whose product is MDHSLSTSPLPLDSSLPFYDSSHALHLLRGINELRAEHKFFDMTVSAGGQDFPCHRTVLAAASNYFRAMFAGRLRESKAERVELHQVTGPILGLLVDFCYTGRVTVTQENVEPLLQAADLFQFPSVKEACCAYLERQLDVSNCLEIQDFAEAYACRGLAESTKRFILAHMPQLAQAREVERLPWQRMLEYIMDDRLCVDKEEAAYQIILRWVRADLPHRQHRWPELFQHVRLPFIRRFYLLAHVESDPLVYFSPSCLRLIGEARAFQSSEYDRHDLPCERMRPRPSTGMAEILVMVGGCDQDCDELVTVDCYNPHTGQWRYLAEFPDHLGGGYSIAALGNDIYVTGGSDGSRLYDCVWRYNSSVNEWTEVSPMLKAREYHSSTVLKGLLYVIASDSTERYDHTIDSWESLRPMTYPMDNCSTTSCRGKLYAIGSLEGKETMVMQCYDPDTDLWSLVNCGRLPTWSFAPKTVTLNGFIYFVRDDSAEVDVYSPMENEWNKIPPMKQVHVGGSLAALGGKLFVSGGYDNTFELSDVVEAYDPKTKEWSIVGHLPQPTFWHGSVSIFRQFMPHTQYSFDGVPLDNANHERNTINLNRRRQHLHNHNLNEMHRR